In the genome of Cryptomeria japonica chromosome 8, Sugi_1.0, whole genome shotgun sequence, one region contains:
- the LOC131031287 gene encoding uncharacterized protein LOC131031287, which produces MPSFEDDREPRQGRRRRLGRGGGGGIGGGASWGGFGGGGGGGGGGGGGASGGGRLQRRAVDAHIRDLKAQLEDKDAEIAARDVHLFARGTELTVVVRERDDVVDRVREMQDRVREQSGLRGVKVVVV; this is translated from the exons ATGCCATCATTTGAGGATGACAGAGAACCACGAcaggggaggaggaggagattaggcAGGGGTGGCGGAGGTGGAATTGGAGGTGGAGCAAGTTGgggaggttttggaggaggaggaggaggaggtggaggtggtgggggtGGAGCAAGTGGAGGAGGAAGGTTACagaggagag CAGTCGATGCACACATCCGAGATTTAAAGGCACAACTGGAGGACAAAGATGCAGAGATTGCAGCCAGGGATGTCCATCTTTTTGCACGAGGGACCGAGTTAACTGTAGTTGTGCGAGAGAGAGATGATGTTGTGGATAGAGTGAGGGAGATGCAGGATAGAGT GCGAGAACAGAGCGGCCTAAGAGGGGTCAaagtagtggtggtgtga